The following coding sequences are from one Gossypium raimondii isolate GPD5lz chromosome 4, ASM2569854v1, whole genome shotgun sequence window:
- the LOC105779377 gene encoding rRNA biogenesis protein RRP5 isoform X1 encodes MALPSPETSGRLLLLLNSIGEVTETSSSKWAKKKSSYNVGSLVPSEVTEIMPLELRLKFGIGFCGRVHITEDLSIKPAMLAEAQKRSFQGLGAAPNSKCCCGDCERTLLGM; translated from the exons ATGGCTCTTCCAAGTCCTGAAACGTCAGGAAGGTTGCTTTTGCTCCTTAATTCGATTGGTGAGGTCACTGAGACATCCAGTTCAAAATGGGCCAAAAAGAAGTCTAGTTATAATGTGGGATCGTTGGTTCCATCAGAG GTTACTGAAATAATGCCCCTTGAGTTGAGATTGAAATTTGGAATTGGTTTCTGTGGACGGGTTCATATAACAGAGGATTTGTCTATTAAACCCGCCATGCTTGCTG AAGCGCAAAAGAGAAGCTTCCAAGGCCTTGGAGCTGCACCAAACAGTAAATGCTGTTGTGGAGATTGTGAAAGAACATTACTTGGTATGTAG
- the LOC105779377 gene encoding rRNA biogenesis protein RRP5 isoform X2 has translation MALPSPETSGRLLLLLNSIGEVTETSSSKWAKKKSSYNVGSLVPSEVTEIMPLELRLKFGIGFCGRVHITEDLSIKPAMLAAQKRSFQGLGAAPNSKCCCGDCERTLLGM, from the exons ATGGCTCTTCCAAGTCCTGAAACGTCAGGAAGGTTGCTTTTGCTCCTTAATTCGATTGGTGAGGTCACTGAGACATCCAGTTCAAAATGGGCCAAAAAGAAGTCTAGTTATAATGTGGGATCGTTGGTTCCATCAGAG GTTACTGAAATAATGCCCCTTGAGTTGAGATTGAAATTTGGAATTGGTTTCTGTGGACGGGTTCATATAACAGAGGATTTGTCTATTAAACCCGCCATGCTTGCTG CGCAAAAGAGAAGCTTCCAAGGCCTTGGAGCTGCACCAAACAGTAAATGCTGTTGTGGAGATTGTGAAAGAACATTACTTGGTATGTAG